Proteins encoded together in one Penicillium digitatum chromosome 1, complete sequence window:
- a CDS encoding ATPase, AAA-type, core, producing MDSGIEYDPRNVRLIRPGRADKKVYFQLADKKISTQLFHTVFKQTADHKESKHECGDEAIEILAHNFASKVPDQVFSPAEVLSFLLEQKNSPFGAVTSVENWVAKTKAGSQLKREGSWVQEGR from the coding sequence ATGGATTCTGGGATCGAATATGATCCCAGAAATGTGAGGCTCATTCGGCCTGGCCGCGCAGACAAGAAAGTGTATTTCCAGCTTGCCGATAAGAAGATTTCTACTCAACTATTTCACACGGTCTTCAAGCAGACGGCAGACCACAAGGAGTCAAAGCATGAATGCGGCGATGAGGCGATTGAGATACTTGCCCACAACTTTGCTTCCAAGGTGCCAGACCAAGTTTTCAGTCCGGCTGAAGTTTTGTCGTTCCTATTGGAGCAGAAGAACTCGCCTTTTGGCGCTGTTACTAGTGTTGAAAACTGGGTAGCGAAGACAAAGGCTGGGAGCCAACTGAAGAGAGAGGGTTCCTGGGTACAAGAAGGACGTTAA